One stretch of Carettochelys insculpta isolate YL-2023 chromosome 20, ASM3395843v1, whole genome shotgun sequence DNA includes these proteins:
- the TSEN54 gene encoding tRNA-splicing endonuclease subunit Sen54 isoform X1 codes for MEAELQCRASRLLSPAELLAARTRDRKVPQRSHGQKEFIPDGSEEQAERLRRCREEHWQLLAEERVERLGSLVKAEWKPREGFVELKSPAGKFWHTMGFIAHGKQCLLPEEALYLLECRLWDIRQHIKLLQVGQLKCIVSEGSIQLFYRDLPLSIQEAYEILLSKGTVNLLQYQVFSHLKRLGYIVLRFCPSAVPSQYERQLNLDSYGNSSGKRHHKRKRSSSPRSQDKKQKVSGNPLEAEGTPKKVTASCEGPSHSASGGSCLSEKSEESDPASGAGQSAQAATDAVKLSTSPGRSQAEAGDDGKVARASCSGTHPSRWDLTTITFPNMASDCPCTFLMQPDERLLPENVAGREADASHWRKLINQKHEKLSRKEREQRARESRYKSSVNADREVRRCSNWQEYKALLKQRSQRRAGRRPSHLWDQPVTPLVKPDQVASAGAVLEQISVLQPSHILDGASGLQEDTEGMKIDFSVYQADAVAKFKKNDPGKPYARMCVRRFDEQIPSLRVLKRLAYQSGDVPVIFALVDNGDIAFYSFKEFKLPVDIYA; via the exons ATGGAGGCCGAGTTGCAGTGTCGCGCGAGCCGCCTTCTCAG cccagcagagctgctggcagctcgGACGCGTGACCGCAAGGTTCCTCAGCGCTCGCACGGCCAGAAGGAGTTCATCCCCGATGGCTCGGAAGAGCAGGCAGAGAGGCTGCGCCGATGCcgggaggagcactggcagctcctggcagaggagcgtGTGGAGCGATT GGGAAGTTTGGTGAAAGCTGAGTGGAAGCCCAGAGAGGGCTTTGTGGAGCTGAAATCCCCTGCG GGAAAGTTCTGGCACACGATGGGGTTTATAGCGCATGGCAAGCAGTGTCTGCTGCCTGAGGAAGCCCTCTATCTCCTGGAATGC AGGCTGTGGGATATTAGGCAGCATATCAAGCTTCTCCAGGTGGGGCAGCTGAAGTGTATTGTGTCAGAG GGTTCAATTCAGCTCTTCTACAGAGACCTGCCCTTGTCCATACAAGAAGCCTACGAGATCCTGCTGTCCAAAGGGACGGTGAACCTACTGCAGTACCAG GTGTTCAGCCACTTGAAGAGACTGGGTTACATTGTGCTGAGATTCTGCCCCAG TGCTGTCCCGTCTCAGTATGAGCGGCAGCTGAACCTGGACAGTTACGGCAACAGCTCTGGAAAACGCCATCACAAAAGGAAGAGGAGCTCCAGCCCCCG GTCACAAGACAAGAAACAGAAGGTATCTGGGAATCCTCTGGAAGCTGAGGGGACCCCGAAAAAGGTCACGGCCAGCTGTGAAGGTCCCAGCCACTCAGCCTCTGGGGGGAGCTGTTTGTCAGAGAAGTCAGAAGAGTCAGATCCTGCCAGTGGAGCGGGGCAGTCAGCCCAGGCTGCCACTGATGCAGTAAAACTCAGCACGTCCCCAGGCCGCTCACAAGCTGAGGCTGGCGATGATGGGAAggttgccagggccagctgcagtgGCACCCATCCATCCCGCTGGGACTTGACCACAATCACCTTCCCCAACATGGCTTCCGACTGCCCATGCACCTTCCTGATGCAGCCTGACGAGAGACTGCTGCCGGAGAATGTCGCTGGGCGGGAGGCTGATGCTAGCCACTGGCGCAAGCTGATCAACCAGAAGCATGAGAAGCTGTCCCGGAAGGAGCGAGAGCAGCGGGCGAGGGAGAGCAGATACAAGAGCAGTGTCAATGCAGACAGGGAGGTGAGGCGCTGCTCCAACTGGCAGGAGTACAAAGCCCTTCTGAAGCAGAGGAGCCAGCGGAGGGCAGGCCGGCGACCCTCGCACCTGTGGGACCAGCCTGTCACCCCGCTGGTGAAGCCAGATCAAGTGGCCTCAGCAG GTGCTGTCCTTGAGCAGATCAGCGTGCTGCAGCCTTCCCACATCCTGGATGGAGCCTCTGG GCTGCAGGAGGATACAGAGGGCATGAAGATAGACTTCAGCGTGTATCAAGCAGATGCAGTTGCCAAGTTCAAGAAGAATGACCCTGGGAAGCCATATGCCAGAATGTGTGTGCGGAG GTTTGATGAGCAGATCCCATCCCTGCGGGTGTTGAAGCGGCTTGCCTACCAGAGCGGAGATGTCCCAGTGATCTTTGCACTGGTAGACAATGGAGACATTGCTTTTTACTCTTTCAAGGAGTTCAAGCTGCCTGTTGATATTTATGCCTGA
- the TSEN54 gene encoding tRNA-splicing endonuclease subunit Sen54 isoform X2, with protein sequence MEAELQCRASRLLSPAELLAARTRDRKVPQRSHGQKEFIPDGSEEQAERLRRCREEHWQLLAEERVERLGSLVKAEWKPREGFVELKSPAGKFWHTMGFIAHGKQCLLPEEALYLLECGSIQLFYRDLPLSIQEAYEILLSKGTVNLLQYQVFSHLKRLGYIVLRFCPSAVPSQYERQLNLDSYGNSSGKRHHKRKRSSSPRSQDKKQKVSGNPLEAEGTPKKVTASCEGPSHSASGGSCLSEKSEESDPASGAGQSAQAATDAVKLSTSPGRSQAEAGDDGKVARASCSGTHPSRWDLTTITFPNMASDCPCTFLMQPDERLLPENVAGREADASHWRKLINQKHEKLSRKEREQRARESRYKSSVNADREVRRCSNWQEYKALLKQRSQRRAGRRPSHLWDQPVTPLVKPDQVASAGAVLEQISVLQPSHILDGASGLQEDTEGMKIDFSVYQADAVAKFKKNDPGKPYARMCVRRFDEQIPSLRVLKRLAYQSGDVPVIFALVDNGDIAFYSFKEFKLPVDIYA encoded by the exons ATGGAGGCCGAGTTGCAGTGTCGCGCGAGCCGCCTTCTCAG cccagcagagctgctggcagctcgGACGCGTGACCGCAAGGTTCCTCAGCGCTCGCACGGCCAGAAGGAGTTCATCCCCGATGGCTCGGAAGAGCAGGCAGAGAGGCTGCGCCGATGCcgggaggagcactggcagctcctggcagaggagcgtGTGGAGCGATT GGGAAGTTTGGTGAAAGCTGAGTGGAAGCCCAGAGAGGGCTTTGTGGAGCTGAAATCCCCTGCG GGAAAGTTCTGGCACACGATGGGGTTTATAGCGCATGGCAAGCAGTGTCTGCTGCCTGAGGAAGCCCTCTATCTCCTGGAATGC GGTTCAATTCAGCTCTTCTACAGAGACCTGCCCTTGTCCATACAAGAAGCCTACGAGATCCTGCTGTCCAAAGGGACGGTGAACCTACTGCAGTACCAG GTGTTCAGCCACTTGAAGAGACTGGGTTACATTGTGCTGAGATTCTGCCCCAG TGCTGTCCCGTCTCAGTATGAGCGGCAGCTGAACCTGGACAGTTACGGCAACAGCTCTGGAAAACGCCATCACAAAAGGAAGAGGAGCTCCAGCCCCCG GTCACAAGACAAGAAACAGAAGGTATCTGGGAATCCTCTGGAAGCTGAGGGGACCCCGAAAAAGGTCACGGCCAGCTGTGAAGGTCCCAGCCACTCAGCCTCTGGGGGGAGCTGTTTGTCAGAGAAGTCAGAAGAGTCAGATCCTGCCAGTGGAGCGGGGCAGTCAGCCCAGGCTGCCACTGATGCAGTAAAACTCAGCACGTCCCCAGGCCGCTCACAAGCTGAGGCTGGCGATGATGGGAAggttgccagggccagctgcagtgGCACCCATCCATCCCGCTGGGACTTGACCACAATCACCTTCCCCAACATGGCTTCCGACTGCCCATGCACCTTCCTGATGCAGCCTGACGAGAGACTGCTGCCGGAGAATGTCGCTGGGCGGGAGGCTGATGCTAGCCACTGGCGCAAGCTGATCAACCAGAAGCATGAGAAGCTGTCCCGGAAGGAGCGAGAGCAGCGGGCGAGGGAGAGCAGATACAAGAGCAGTGTCAATGCAGACAGGGAGGTGAGGCGCTGCTCCAACTGGCAGGAGTACAAAGCCCTTCTGAAGCAGAGGAGCCAGCGGAGGGCAGGCCGGCGACCCTCGCACCTGTGGGACCAGCCTGTCACCCCGCTGGTGAAGCCAGATCAAGTGGCCTCAGCAG GTGCTGTCCTTGAGCAGATCAGCGTGCTGCAGCCTTCCCACATCCTGGATGGAGCCTCTGG GCTGCAGGAGGATACAGAGGGCATGAAGATAGACTTCAGCGTGTATCAAGCAGATGCAGTTGCCAAGTTCAAGAAGAATGACCCTGGGAAGCCATATGCCAGAATGTGTGTGCGGAG GTTTGATGAGCAGATCCCATCCCTGCGGGTGTTGAAGCGGCTTGCCTACCAGAGCGGAGATGTCCCAGTGATCTTTGCACTGGTAGACAATGGAGACATTGCTTTTTACTCTTTCAAGGAGTTCAAGCTGCCTGTTGATATTTATGCCTGA